A window from Podospora bellae-mahoneyi strain CBS 112042 chromosome 1 map unlocalized CBS112042p_1, whole genome shotgun sequence encodes these proteins:
- a CDS encoding uncharacterized protein (EggNog:ENOG503NVV3) produces MTDHTTNTTAHDVSPPSHLRPQRAARHSSAFERGPSSSLQTSFINVSPPDSNPAPLHEELDPLAKSSMRLDSRNPIEKRRSLNASRGHKHRPSGAFLLNDPLFNPHTRERDAHINPRANRQYRKSTDQYRLRNAQHDQTRLYPRTLSGSSGPSMLTGEYEPTGSGHSDPISASSTLTRRERDSLAGDTAVGSSPRTSITQMDLESAQIVNMALNLSESRRLASRRSITQPALPRLAPLPDGTTGGSLRHHLQQQRRISQTISPKPDRSPRIGPGRVLSPLQPAFEPEGGYRYHFSQSTLARAQKAKEYLDLMAQYRRVLELLPPLEMSRTSTNESETRIGRPYNPLQYIRNRKVRARERKAIDGEGQGFNDVPRVSEWIDEVAKWVATGQARIPGNSALPPFSGAQAASFQSSPPSNVSRSTTSAAKPKRPRVDWAIDPADMIADVYWLELDDNKRLVEDRHWKRVFPQGTDASRPLPLRDEAPRLTTPGSTKDSSDSGEKPQPEAPPPKHEHEHVLSTARDRAQQKLRALKGSHHRQNSSVNNRDFLRIRRASVSESSDTDSDRRRRARAGTATTTVRSVLEKQMEEMIAREQRESESSPALYDHEALRMKFASLNPATPERDLLNNAASDATQTKPLSRGTDSRADLSESECRLTGLHHRPSPPVPGRASLEVPSRGRRFSVDYDTSQPNSPDLRPNRDVGLVPAIGMDLSPLSSRPSSPSRNPLSKVKSIFRERSKERIADNYASAEEPETPAPLNEKLFASPEPDWSAVSSPERRPSRSPIGRIVTKGTDSSHRSHKSVGSVKLKPEDVGGGLRSLFRGPRIDTVLRSGVSKISDMVWRKDAGDDQYSTTSSDSEAEARGRSRGPRVFRRGHGRTPSTQNGKHQVEPLPQVVSVANTAKPPNSEQQTGLLPHPPAQPLSRRSSRFDLLKPPRIDIQNASPSASPPHLLERRKEQVESDAESRKSADWGIDRTDMAPLPFHKPRQFSTVSSSRHWSIADRGGSTPTRPAISKREIARLKALILSSGIHAMEVDRRAKERKLLTSPHSSHISSHSPDGQPDFAWKDVISLCPDPETRHRLVTRPVAQIDLYPLAARTLSSAMEATAAQFQFTHDKFARETAPHLEKKVEATRWKIAGELTDLAHRAADEADEANHDLVAGQRLKVKRVVDHIEKMLRRRRRRFRWLRRAGWLGVEWVLVGFMWWVWFMVMISRVAIGLGRGGWRLVRWLLWLE; encoded by the exons ATGACtgaccacaccaccaacaccaccgcccacgaTGTTAGCCCACCCTCCCATCTGCGTCCACAGCGGGCGGCACGCCACTCCAGTGCGTTCGAACGAGGACCGTCCTCCAGCTTACAGACCAGCTTTATAAACGTATCACCCCCCGACTCTAACCCGGCACCGCTCCACGAGGAGCTCGACCCTCTAGCGAAGTCGTCGATGCGCCTGGACAGCCGAAACCCGATCGAGAAGCGGCGGTCACTTAATGCGTCTCGTGGCCATAAACATCGACCCAGTGGTGCTTTTCTTCTCAACGATCCTCTATTCAACCCCCATACTCGCGAGCGCGACGCGCATATCAACCCGCGAGCCAATAGGCAATACCGAAAGTCGACCGATCAATACAGGCTTCGAAATGCTCAGCATGACCAGACCAGACTCTACCCGAGAACTCTCTCGGGCAGCTCAGGGCCTTCTATGCTCACTGGGGAGTATGAGCCAACGGGGAGTGGCCACTCTGACCCAATATCGGCATCCTCTACCCTCACCAGGCGCGAGCGCGACTCCCTTGCGGGGGACACAGCTGTTGGATCATCGCCTCGAACGAGCATTACGCAAATGGATCTGGAATCGGCACAGATTGTTAATATGGCCCTAAACCTGAGCGAATCCAGACGCCTCGCGTCTAGGAGAAGCATTACGCAGCCAGCGCTACCTAGGTTGGCACCGTTGCCTGATGGTACCACAGGAGGCAGCTTGAGACATCACCTTCAGCAACAAAGAAGAATTTCACAAACTATCTCTCCCAAGCCTGATCGGTCACCGAGGATAGGTCCGGGGAGGGTGCTCAGCCCTCTACAGCCAGCATTTGAACCCGAAGGGGGCTACCGCTACCATTTTTCTCAATCTACTTTGGCACGCGCGCAGAAGGCGAAAGAGTATTTGGACCTCATGGCCCAATACAGAAGAGTCTTAGAACTGTTGCCGCCATTGGAG ATGTCTAGAACTTCCACCAACGAGTCTGAGACTAGGATTGGACGCCCGTACAATCCTCTTCAGTACATACGCAATCGCAAAGTCAGAGCCCGCGAGCGGAAAGCTATTGATGGTGAAGGCCAGGGGTTTAATGATGTCCCCAGAGTATCTGAGTGGATTGACGAGGTTGCCAAATGGGTGGCCACCGGTCAAGCTCGAATACCAGGCAATTCTGCCTTGCCCCCTTTTTCAGGCGCACAAGCTGCATCATTTCAAAGCTCTCCGCCATCCAACGTTTCTCGGTCAACGACCTCTGCTGCTAAACCAAAGAGACCGCGAGTTGACTGGGCGATTGATCCTGCAGACATGATCGCAGATGTCTACTGGCTGGAGCTTGATGATAATAAACGGCTGGTAGAGGATCGCCATTGGAAGCGAGTGTTTCCCCAGGGAACGGACGCTTCCAGGCCATTGCCATTACGCGACGAGGCCCCACGGTTGACAACACCGGGCTCAACTAAAGATTCTTCAGACTCTGGCGAAAAGCCACAGCCAGAAGCCCCGCCACCCAAACATGAGCATGAGCATGTCCTGAGTACAGCTAGGGATCGCGCACAGCAGAAGCTACGAGCTCTGAAAGGatcccatcaccgccagaATAGTTCTGTTAACAACAGAGATTTTCTGCGTATCCGAAGAGCCTCTGTATCCGAATCATCAGACACAGACAGTGacaggcggcggcgggccaGAGCCGGCACTGCCACAACTACTGTAAGATCTGTTTTGGAGAagcagatggaggagatgataGCCAGGGAACAGAGGGAGTCGGAGTCTTCACCAGCCCTTTATGACCACGAGGCGCTACGTATGAAGTTTGCTAGCCTCAACCCGGCGACCCCTGAGCGAGATCTTTTGAACAACGCCGCATCAGATGCGACCCAAACTAAGCCTTTGTCTCGTGGGACGGATTCGCGCGCCGACTTGAGCGAAAGCGAATGCAGGCTCACAGGCTTACACCACCGTCCTTCTCCACCTGTTCCGGGCCGTGCTAGTCTCGAGGTCCCTTCGAGAGGTAGAAGATTCTCGGTGGATTATGATACGTCACAGCCCAACTCCCCAGATTTGCGGCCAAATCGAGATGTCGGTCTAGTCCCAGCAATCGGGATGGATTTATCACCCTTGTCCAGCAGACCAAGCTCTCCATCACGAAACCCGCTGAGCAAGGTTAAGAGCATTTTCCGTGAGCGTAGTAAGGAGCGCATTGCGGACAATTATGCAAGCGCAGAAGAGCCCGAGACACCAGCGCCGCTGAACGAGAAGCTCTTTGCCTCGCCCGAGCCGGATTGGAGTGCCGTGTCATCCCCGGAAAGAAGACCATCAAGGAGTCCGATCGGCAGGATAGTAACCAAAGGCACAGACTCGAGTCACCGATCACATAAGAGTGTCGGCAGTGTCAAGCTTAAACctgaagatgttggaggcGGCCTCAGGTCGCTGTTCCGTGGCCCTCGTATCGACACTGTCCTGCGAAGCGGCGTGTCCAAGATCAGTGATATGGTTTGGCGAAAGGACGCTGGTGATGATCAGTACTCTACCACTTCGTCAGATTCTGAGGCCGAGGCCAGGGGTAGGTCCCGTGGTCCTCGGGTTTTTCGACGGGGTCATGGTCGGACGCCATCGACGCAAAACGGAAAGCATCAGGTTGAGCCTTTACCACAGGTCGTCTCGGTAGCAAACACCGCCAAGCCACCGAACAGTGAACAGCAAACTGGGTTGCTACCACACCCACCAGCACAGCCACTCAGCCGACGATCATCGCGGTtcgacctcctcaagccGCCAAGGATCGATATTCAAAATGCATCACCAAGTGCATCGCCGCCTCACTTGTTGGAGAGGCGCAAGGAACAGGTTGAATCAGACGCAGAGTCCCGGAAGAGCGCCGACTGGGGGATCGATCGTACCGATATGGCACCACTACCCTTTCACAAACCCCGACAATTCTCTACCGTATCTTCCAGCCGCCACTGGTCCATTGCCGACCGTGGCGGTAGCACTCCAACGCGGCCAGCAATCTCCAAACGGGAAATCGCCCGCTTGAAGGCGCTGATTCTCAGCTCTGGAATCCATGCAATGGAGGTAGATCGCCGTGCCAAAGAGCGCAAGCTTTTGACGTCCCCTCACTCCTCCCATATCTCTAGCCACTCCCCAGATGGCCAACCGGACTTTGCCTGGAAGGACGTTATATCCCTATGTCCTGACCCAGAAACGAGACACAGATTGGTCACTCGCCCCGTTGCTCAAATAGATCTCTATCCCCTCGCCGCACGGACTCTGTCATCTGCAATGGAGGCCACAGCCGCGCAGTTTCAATTCACGCACGACAAGTTCGCCAGGGAGACGGCGCCCcacttggagaagaaggtcgaGGCAACAAGGTGGAAGATCGCCGGGGAGCTGACCGACCTCGCGCATAGGGCTGCGGACGAGGCGGACGAGGCGAATCATGATTTGGTTGCGGGCCAGAGGCTGAAGGtcaagagggtggtggaccACATTGAGAAGATGTTGCGGCGCCGTAGGAGGCGGTTTAGGTGGCTTAGGAGGGCGGGGTGGTTGGGAGTGGAGTGGGTGCTTGTTGGGTTTatgtggtgggtttggtttATGGTGATGATTTCGAGGGTGGCGattgggcttgggaggggagggtggaggttggttaggtggttgctgtggttggagTGA
- a CDS encoding uncharacterized protein (EggNog:ENOG503P3B4; COG:S), protein MSPPPPLTTFKALSFDCYGTLIDWETGLTTDLTPITSQLPSSHPLNATPLSAVQRFDHHQVHLWKTQPTLPYNLTLSECFRLLAREVNVPFDESDALNAGSGPGRWSPFPDTIQALQILAKHYKLIVLSNVNDDNIASTISNSLKDKVRFDAVYTAQKIGSYKPSLHNFEYLFKHAREELGVDKAKGELLHVARSLTADHVPAKEVGLRSVFIARGGTDPKNYGTGGNLEELSREGKVAFEWTFETLGDFAEEVERQFAELEKEQN, encoded by the coding sequence atgtcaccaccaccccccctcacaACCTTCAAAGCCCTCTCCTTCGACTGCTACGGCACCCTCATAGACTGGGAAACCGGCCTCACCACCGACCTCACCCCCATAACCTCCCAactcccctcttcccaccccctcaacgcaacccccctctccgcaGTCCAACGCttcgaccaccaccaagtccACCTCTGGAAAACCCAGCCCACCCTCCCctacaacctcaccctctccgaaTGCTTCCGCCTCCTAGCCCGCGAGGTCAACGTCCCCTTTGACGAGTCCGACGCCCTCAACGCAGGCTCCGGACCCGGCCGCTGGTCTCCCTTCCCCGACACCATCCAAGCGCTGCAGATTCTCGCCAAGCACTACAAGCTCATCGTCCTCTCCAACgtcaacgacgacaacatcgCATCAACGATCAGCAATTCCCTGAAGGACAAGGTGAGATTTGATGCGGTGTACACCGCGCAAAAAATCGGGAGCTACAAACCCTCCCTCCATAACTTTGAGTACCTGTTCAAACACGCcagggaggagctgggggtgGATAAGGCGAAAGGGGAACTGCTCCATGTGGCGAGGAGTCTGACGGCTGATCATGTGCCTGCTAAGGAGGTCGGGTTGAGGAGCGTGTTTATCGCGAGAGGGGGGACTGATCCCAAGAACTACGGCACGGGCGGCAACCTGGAGGAGCTGTCCCGCGAGGGCAAGGTAGCCTTCGAGTGGACGTTTGAGACCTTGGGAGATTTTGCCGAAGAGGTGGAAAGACAGTTTGCCGAGTTGGAAAAGGAGCAAAACTGA
- a CDS encoding uncharacterized protein (EggNog:ENOG50KOG1808; COG:M), with the protein MDPIYPTNVEPAKPDYYFELGFPTFDDEHTYIERRDIKAAWLKLVKQHHPDKRGPGNDGDTAEFRRVQEAYDYLRDEDKRTRYDEEYPRIRVEWLRYRKLASEEEDAVRREIEASEREITTREKARREAERLEKIRNEWNRFEAKRQWEFVAEWIRLQAERQAEEASRRAKEQEEQEAKDKLRGQKQERRDMEWEERRLRAVRHIKELEAVLQAERGERYERARREGNRQREEWERRRWQRWAEESEGWFTNTRKASGGRGRFVEGGIFDPRAGSKCSELRERKHSKIF; encoded by the exons ATGGACCCCATATACCCTACCAATGTTGAGCCAGCAAAGCCAGATTACTACTTTGAGCTCGGATTCCCAACCTTTGACGACGAACACACCTACATCGAGAGAAGGGATATCAAGGCCGCTTGGCTCAAGCTGGTCAAGCAGCATCACCCTGACAAGAGGGGGCCAGGCAACGACGGCGATACGGCCGAGTTCCGCAGG GTTCAAGAAGCTTATGACTACCTTCGCGATGAGGACAAACGCACACGTTACGACGAAGAATACCCTCGTATTAGAGTCGAGTGGCTCCGCTACCGGAAGCTGGCttccgaagaagaggatgctGTAAGACGAGAAATTGAGGCTTCTGAAAGGGAAATCACCACACGGGAAAAAGCACGAAGAGAAGCGGAAAGACTCGAAAAGATTCGAAATGAGTGGAATAGATTTGAAGCCAAGAGACAATGGGAGTTTGTTGCTGAATGGATCCGCCTCCAAGCAGAGAGACAGGCCGAGGAAGCTTCAAGGAGGGCCAAGgagcaagaagaacaagaggcCAAAGACAAGCTTAGAGGGCAAAAGCAAGAGCGACGGGACATGGAATGGGAGGAGCGGAGGCTTAGGGCAGTTCGGCATATTAAGGAACTCGAGGCAGTTCTGCAAGCTGAGCGAGGCGAAAGATACGAACGGGCTAGACGAGAAGGAAACCGCCAAAGGGAAGAATGGGAGCGGAGACGATGGCAAAGATGGGCGGAAGAAAGCGAAGGATGGttcaccaacaccaggaaAGCTTCAGGGGGCAGAGGACGATTTGTGGAGGGAGGCATTTTCGACCCAAGAGCCGGTTCAAAGTGCTCAGAACTCAGAGAGCGAAAGCACTCAAAAATATTCTGA
- a CDS encoding uncharacterized protein (EggNog:ENOG503NX8G; COG:S), which produces MSSSLFSAQLYPGRALGFLVLGASLHDILTRIKAEPQRFPKIDLIYDSKIPVTKETIIGLPANGLRLQFDGPEQRLRLIEVIDFTKNHIFFKPANDKERDLVRPPSDLPAADSTPEPTFRHIYQRFLGPTYGGEFVKKPGNAGLYILSYPGVGFVFPMKMTQYSPNKDVVSLLSSTAVPQSMAIFSGDSWAQARKTMWTEVLPSIKTFAPLNKGKDVCPDEVSLVKLHGGGKVQLFRKWTNNSFWIFFDETTPQELVAELGPPDAIYRKNDQRMYIHKLRTASNAAGRPNGKDLKDDMTDTDQSSLNHSDGYQSNEEEEEVVEDEAVNVAGECFYNYFYLGFDILVSTPTEPSETPPSSSGKSLPGPLVRSTNPHRQVATKLILHGNVPGSYPFNRHRRCRWEIAYLAKGDDDDKVPNSETYFPDLEKKLKEEWKSMYASESEAQQKQRGMVLNRGWGDSPGSSIEMLGGWEEPGAGMGKKFEGGEDSTTTLYGYPGLVFEVLRSGFVSAVTVF; this is translated from the coding sequence ATGTCGTCGtccctcttctccgcccAGTTGTATCCGGGGCGGGCCCTTGGATTTCTTGTCCTCGGGGCCTCACTCCATGACATATTGACACGAATCAAAGCCGAACCACAACGTTTCCCCAAGATCGACTTGATCTACGATTCAAAAATTCCAGTCACAAAGGAAACCATCATTGGCTTGCCGGCCAACGGTCTCCGGTTGCAATTTGACGGGCCAGAACAACGACTTCGATTAATCGAAGTCATCGACTTTACGAAAAACCACATATTCTTCAAGCCAGCAAATGATAAAGAGCGAGACCTTGTCCGACCACCGAGCGATCTCCCCGCGGCCGACAGCACACCCGAACCAACATTCCGGCACATTTACCAACGCTTCTTGGGCCCTACTTATGGTGGAGAGTTCGTGAAGAAGCCTGGAAATGCTGGATTGTACATCCTCTCGTACCCGGGCGTGGGTTTCGTCTTTCCCATGAAAATGACCCAGTATTCGCCAAATAAGGATGTTGTCTCTTTGCTGTCATCCACGGCGGTGCCACAATCCATGGCCATCTTCAGTGGTGACTCGTGGGCACAGGCTCGCAAGACAATGTGGACAGAAGTGCTCCCCAGCATCAAGACTTTCGCCCCTCTAAACAAGGGTAAAGATGTCTGCCCTGATGAGGTGTCGCTTGTGAAACTCCACGGTGGTGGTAAAGTACAGCTCTTTCGGAAATGGACCAACAACTCGTTCTGGATATTCTTCGATGAGACTACCCCTCAGGAACTAGTAGCCGAACTGGGGCCCCCAGATGCTATATATCGCAAGAATGACCAGCGCATGTACATCCATAAGTTGAGGACAGCAAGCAACGCAGCCGGGAGACCAAACGGCAAGGATCTCAAGGACGACATGACGGATACGGACCAGTCATCTCTGAACCACTCTGACGGCTATCAATccaacgaggaggaggaggaggttgtcgaggaCGAAGCTGTTAATGTAGCAGGGGAGTGTTTCTACAATTACTTTTACCTTGGGTTTGATATCCTGGTTTCAACGCCCACAGAGCCGTCAGAGACTCCTCCTTCGTCAAGCGGCAAGTCACTACCTGGACCACTTGTCAGATCCACAAACCCTCACCGACAGGTGGCAACAAAGCTGATCTTGCACGGCAACGTGCCGGGTTCCTATCCGTTCAACCGGCACCGTCGGTGTAGGTGGGAGATTGCCTATCTTGCCAAGggagatgacgatgacaAGGTGCCAAACTCGGAGACATACTTTCCAGATCTGGAGAAGAAATTGAAGGAAGAGTGGAAGTCGATGTATGCCTCGGAGAGCGAAGCccagcagaagcagagggGTATGGTCCTGAACCGCGGCTGGGGTGATTCGCCGGGCAGCAGTATAGAGATGCTGGGCGGGTGGGAAGAACCCGGGGCCGGTATGGGTAAGAAGTTTGAGGGGGGCGAGGACTCTACGACAACACTGTATGGGTACCCGGGCTTGGTGTTTGAGGTGTTGAGAAGTGGGTTTGTGAGTGCTGTTACCGTCTTTTAA
- the KIP1 gene encoding Kinesin-related motor protein (EggNog:ENOG503NUH1; COG:Z), producing MERRNTSMAPPPSRAGGAASRSSIRPPATRGGARPGVTRHASSAMSRLQRPSSPTESLISVATTATAGAKRKERDFDPDDGEATNINVVVRCRGRNEREVKENSAVVVGTEATRGKIVELSMGPNAVSNKTYNFDHVFSQAADQVMVFEDVVKPILDEMMSGYNCTIFAYGQTGTGKTYTMSGDMTETMGMLSDNAGIIPRVLQALFAKLELEEKDHCVRCSFIELYNEELRDLLGTDESTKLKIYDDNSKKGHSTTMVQGMEERHILSATDGLKWLQEGSLKRQVAATKCNDLSSRSHTVFTITLYAKRQTGENGDDYLMAGKLNLVDLAGSENIQRSGAENKRAAEAGLINKSLLTLGRVINALVDRSPHIPYRESKLTRLLQDSLGGRTKTCIIATISPAKVNLEETISTLDYAFRAKNIRNKPQLNALINKKTLLRDFTTEIERLKGELIATRQRNGVYLSNDAYEELTVQNESRRILTEEQAAKIETLENNLRNKVQELFSLTSSFVGLKKDHEGTLGQLDDTKGVLGQTEIVLAATRKGLAEETHIRKAHQATEQRLTAVSNELLNYLGRTVNDVDGLHAKNQRKSDLHDFNRETWGIAQAHVTDITEMVESRIAQFRKGQEDHISNISGRMQDFVQEELEKLTSTQNFLDENLTLFTESKQHLLERKQQSKEEMDSVLEEIKVVRDNVKQRVGESLQAIAGAAEKIAGDVLSELSTFHNQLHTSYSSLGKEFKGIFEELLGNISAQKAESDRLRQELEAATQTIVESNESVSDRIQEVLEEERKQAAIERQQLLSQITRLINSQAQLQESRLVDKASTIQDSIKDTNKTFKSNVAGYREGMNAWNAKDSQLLEEIAQSRDVLKTRLKDDWTAANKHSTSIQETTKSVHAETVRVVDEQLEDLDVQMQDLDDFVTRAKSYNAQQSEHLSEAVSNLNNTVEQSFDNISGHCKATFGRVEDLGQQMEVDVQRFHNALAPLDEGVIQPLSELREDIRATEFKEYEPTGTTPPKVQYQYPTELPQTADHAALLADMRDAPTPSRGAPVSSVLPNVDFTPPSAVRTPSRLPVGLASPSRFSESASKIPPGGSLREVNPNVPSSATTPNNTNPQVFDSASSVLSLPTVKEGGDDDVTITKLKAPAATGPPRTRSSRLTRKPMGGVGQGPENIPPPAAAMRSSTRRKSPRLR from the exons ATGGAGCGCCGAAATACTTCGATGGCGCCTCCACCCTCGAGGGCCGGAGGCGCTGCCAGTCGATCGAGCATACGGCCACCAGCaactcgaggaggagctaGACCAGGCGTAACGCGACACGCGTCTTCAGCGATGTCGCGACTTCAACGaccatcctcaccaaccgAGTCGCTGATCTCGGTAGCAACGACAGCCACGGCAGGCGCTAAGCGCAAAGAACGCGATTTCGACCCCGACGATGGAGAGGCTACCAACATCAACGTTGTCGTGCGGTGCCGAGGGCGCAATGAGCGGGAGGTCAAGGAAAATAGCGCTGTGGTCGTTGGAACGGAAGCGACAAGAGGGAAAATTGTTGAACTGTCAATGGGTCCAAACGCGGTCAGCAACAAGACATACAATTTCGATCATGTTTTCTCGCAGGCGGCCGATCAGGTTATGGTGTTTGAGGATGTGGTGAAGCCGATTTTGGACGAG ATGATGTCTGGCTATAACTGCACAATTTTTGCCTACGGGCAGACGGGTACCGGCAAGACGTACACGATGTCAGGCGACATGACGGAAACGATGGGCATGCTGTCTGATAATGCAGGCATCATTCCCCGAGTACTTCAAGCCCTGTTCGCTAAgctcgagctggaggagaaggaccaTTGTGTGCGCTGCTCCTTCATCGAGCTGTACAACGAAGAACTACGGGATCTTCTCGGTACCGATGAGAGCACCAAGCTCAAGATTTACGACGATAACTCGAAGAAGGGCCACTCGACCACGATGGTTCAGGGAATGGAGGAAAGGCATATCTTGAGTGCGACGGACGGTCTCAAATGGCTCCAGGAGGGTAGTTTGAAGCGCCAGGTGGCAGCCACAAAGTGCAACGATCTCAGCAGCAGAAGTCATACCGTGTTTACGATCACTCTATATGCCAAGCGTCAAACAGGCGAGAATGGAGACGATTACTTGATGGCGGGCAAGCTGAATCTGGTCGATCTGGCTGGTAGCGAGAATATTCAACGATCCGGAGCAGAGAACAAGCGCGCTGCTGAGGCGGGACTTATCAACAAGAGTTTGCTTACCCTTGGGCGAGTAATCAACGCCCTGGTCGATCGAAGCCCTCATATCCCATACAGAGAGTCGAAGCTCACTCGTCTACTGCAAGACTCGCTAGGTGGACGGACAAAGACATGCATTATTGCCACAATATCGCCAGCAAAGGTCAACCTTGAAGAAACGATATCAACACTGGATTATGCGTTCAGAGCAAAGAATATCCGAAACAAACCACAGCTCAATGCGTTGATCAACAAGAAGACACTGTTGCGAGACTTTACCACCGAGATTGAACGGTTGAAAGGCGAGCTCATCGCCACCCGTCAACGAAACGGTGTCTATCTATCGAACGATGCGTACGAAGAATTGACAGTGCAGAACGAGTCTCGCAGAATCTTAACGGAGGAGCAAGCTGCCAAGATAGAGACTTTGGAAAACAACCTGCGCAACAAGGTGCAGGAGCTGTTTTCCCTGACATCGAGCTTCGTGGGACTGAAGAAGGACCACGAGGGAACACTGGGACAATTGGACGATACCAAGGGCGTCCTGGGGCAGACCGAGATAGTGTTGGCGGCTACCAGGAAGGGACTGGCGGAGGAGACACATATTCGAAAAGCACACCAGGCAACCGAACAGCGGTTGACAGCTGTTAGCAACGAGCTCCTCAACTATCTTGGGAGGACGGTTAATGACGTCGATGGCTTGCATGCAAAGAACCAACGAAAGTCGGATCTTCATGATTTCAACCGGGAAACATGGGGCATAGCACAGGCTCATGTCACGGATATCACGGAGATGGTGGAAAGTCGCATCGCGCAGTTCCGAAAAGGGCAGGAGGACCACATTTCGAATATTTCCGGCCGTATGCAGGATTTTGTCCAGGAAGAGCTTGAAAAGCTGACAAGCACACAAAACTTTCTTGACGAAAACCTGACTTTGTTCACCGAATCCAAGCAACATCTGTTGGAAAGGAAACAGCAAtccaaggaggagatggattCAGTActcgaggagatcaaggttGTGCGAGACAATGTGAAGCAAAGGGTTGGTGAAAGCCTCCAAGCCATTGCTGGTGCTGCGGAGAAGATTGCTGGAGATGTCCTTAGCGAGCTGAGCACCTTCCACAACCAGCTCCACACGTCTTACAGCTCTCTTGGGAAGGAATTCAAGGGGATATTTGAAGAGCTTTTGGGGAATATCAGTGCTCAAAAGGCAGAGTCTGATAGGCTCAGACAAGAACTGGAGGCAGCAACGCAGACGATCGTTGAGTCTAACGAGTCCGTGTCGGACAGGATAcaggaggttttggaggaggaaaggaaacAGGCGGCCATTGAAAGGCAACAGTTGTTGTCACAGATCACTAGGCTTATCAACTCGCAGGCTCAGCTGCAGGAGTCTCGGTTGGTTGATAAGGCGTCTACTATCCAGGACAGCATCAAGGACACAAATAAGACGTTCAAGAGCAACGTTGCGGGTTACAGAGAGGGTATGAACGCATGGAACGCCAAGGATAGCCAGCttttggaggagattgcgCAGTCGCGAGATGTGCTTAAGACCAGACTTAAGGATGACTGGACG GCTGCGAACAAGCACAGTACATCGATCCAGGAGACGACCAAATCTGTACATGCAGAGACCGTTCGTGTTGTCGACGAGCAGCTGGAAGATCTCGACGTTCAAATGCAAGATCTCGACGACTTTGTCACCCGCGCCAAGTCCTACAATGCCCAGCAGAGCGAGCACCTTTCCGAAGCCGTATCAAATCTTAACAACACTGTTGAGCAGTCCTTTGATAACATTTCCGGACATTGTAAGGCGACGTTCGGCAGAGTTGAGGATCTTGGTCAGCAGATGGAAGTCGATGTCCAGCGATTCCACAACGCCCTCGCGCCCCTCGACGAAGGGGTTATTCAGCCACTGTCGGAGCTCAGAGAGGACATCAGAGCCACCGAGTTCAAAGAGTACGAGCCGACGGGGACAACTCCCCCGAAGGTCCAGTACCAGTACCCAACCGAACTTCCTCAGACAGCCGACCACGCCGCCTTGTTGGCTGATATGCGCGATGCTCCAACACCGAGCAGAGGCGCCCCCGTCAGCAGCGTTCTGCCCAATGTCGActtcacaccaccatcagctgTCAGAACGCCCTCCCGCCTGCCAGTTGGATTAGCTTCCCCGAGCCGTTTCTCGGAAAGCGCCAGCAAGATCCCTCCCGGTGGAAGTCTTCGAGAAGTCAACCCCAACGTGCCGTCCAGCGCTACgacccccaacaacaccaaccctcAGGTTTTCGATTCGGCATCTAGTGTTTTGTCGCTTCCGACTGTTAAGGAGGGCGGGGACGACGATGTGACGATtaccaagctcaaggcaCCCGCAGCTACTGGTCCGCCAAGGACGAGGTCGTCGAGGCTGACGAGGAAGCCGATGGGCGGGGTGGGACAGGGACCGGAAAACATTCCGCCTCCTGCGGCTGCGATGAGGAGTTCGACTAGGAGGAAGAGTCCGCGGTTGAGGTGA